A genomic segment from Sciurus carolinensis chromosome 1, mSciCar1.2, whole genome shotgun sequence encodes:
- the S100a12 gene encoding protein S100-A12, translating into MPTLEDHLEGIVNIFHQYSVRLGDFDTLCKSELKKLITRDLANTIKNTKDQSTIDKIFQDLDDNADGQVDFKEFLLLVASVLETTHKNLHHE; encoded by the exons ATGCCCACACTGGAAGACCACCTGGAGGGAATTGTCAACATCTTCCACCAGTACTCAGTTCGTTTGGGGGATTTTGACACCCTCTGTAAGAGTGAGCTGAAGAAGCTGATTACAAGGGACCTTGCAAACACCATCAAG AATACCAAAGACCAATCTACCATTGACAAAATATTCCAGGATCTGGATGATAATGCAGATGGACAGGTCGACTTCAAGGAATTCCTATTACTGGTGGCCTCTGTGCTTGAGACAACCCATAAGAACCTCCACCATGAGTAG
- the S100a9 gene encoding protein S100-A9: MALNMSEMERSIETVINVFHQYSARTENPDTLSQKEFQQLVQKELQNFLKMEKKDTQSINHILEDLDTNVDKQLSFEEFVILIAKLTHASHEEMHKNAHNKEGHSHGPGLGELHN, from the exons ATGGCATTGAACATGTCAGAGATGGAACGCAGCATAGAGACCGTGATCAACGTCTTCCACCAGTACTCAGCAAGGACAGAGAATCCAGACACCCTGAGCCAGAAGGAATTCCAACAGCTGGTGCAGAAAGAGCTGCAAAACTTCCTCAAG ATGGAGAAGAAGGATACCCAGAGCATAAATCACATCTTAGAGGACCTGGACACCAACGTGGACAAGCAGCTGAGCTTTGAGGAGTTTGTCATTCTGATAGCAAAGCTGACCCATGCCTCCCACGAGGAGATGCACAAGAATGCCCACAACAAGGAAGGTCATAGCCATGGGCCAGGCCTTGGGGAGCTCCACAATTAG